A genomic stretch from candidate division KSB1 bacterium includes:
- a CDS encoding GNAT family N-acetyltransferase produces the protein MTADLQKLAATLPDKQLWLDTRGSLLSRSCELFGLTKESFVIRRFDTPLICVIGKPAISAIKEAVSKSVAEVEVLTYRESVAHVGSALSDWQEEAAIIHEFSNPPDIKEKITGQVRWANENELLWLEDEFPELAKDLLAASPFSPIAAFFVENKPVSFCCSTCESESLWDVSIETLPGYQRKGFAECCARFMIQHMFEKGKQPSWGALKSNTASLNLAKKLGFVPVAELYLFSRLSS, from the coding sequence ATGACTGCTGATTTACAAAAACTCGCTGCAACTTTGCCGGATAAGCAGCTCTGGCTCGACACGCGCGGCTCGCTGCTTTCCAGATCTTGCGAACTCTTCGGGCTGACAAAAGAGAGTTTTGTGATTCGCAGATTCGATACTCCGCTGATTTGTGTTATTGGAAAGCCTGCAATCAGCGCCATTAAAGAGGCAGTCTCTAAATCCGTGGCAGAGGTCGAGGTCTTAACTTACCGGGAAAGCGTCGCGCATGTCGGCTCGGCTCTCAGCGATTGGCAGGAAGAAGCTGCAATAATTCATGAATTCTCAAATCCGCCGGACATAAAAGAAAAAATCACCGGACAGGTCAGATGGGCAAATGAAAACGAACTTTTGTGGCTGGAAGATGAGTTTCCAGAACTCGCTAAGGACCTTCTGGCAGCCTCCCCGTTTTCACCAATCGCAGCTTTTTTCGTTGAAAATAAACCGGTATCGTTTTGCTGTTCCACTTGTGAATCGGAATCCCTTTGGGATGTTTCCATTGAAACCCTGCCGGGCTACCAAAGAAAAGGGTTTGCAGAATGTTGCGCCAGGTTTATGATTCAACATATGTTTGAGAAGGGCAAGCAGCCTTCCTGGGGCGCATTGAAATCAAACACCGCCTCCCTCAATTTGGCCAAAAAACTAGGTTTTGTCCCGGTGGCGGAGCTTTATCTTTTTTCAAGACTTTCCTCATAA
- the pdxH gene encoding pyridoxamine 5'-phosphate oxidase, which produces MQIEKNPIKRFAELFEKMQKTDVQEPAAVTLATATSDGKPSARVVLLKGFDENGFVFYTNLESRKAKELRANPFAALCFYWEPIQYQVRVEGPVERVSEDEADSYFASRARGSQIGAWASKQSSTLKNLEELDSRFKKYEKDFEDKPIPCPPFWSGFRLAPQRIEFWQRQENRLHVRELFTKDKHNWLISTLYP; this is translated from the coding sequence GTGCAAATCGAAAAAAACCCAATTAAACGCTTCGCCGAACTATTCGAGAAAATGCAGAAGACAGATGTTCAAGAACCAGCGGCCGTAACCCTGGCTACTGCAACTTCGGACGGCAAACCGTCGGCACGGGTGGTTTTGTTAAAAGGCTTTGATGAAAACGGATTTGTTTTTTACACTAACCTCGAGAGCCGCAAAGCAAAAGAGTTGCGGGCAAATCCGTTTGCAGCCCTCTGTTTTTATTGGGAGCCTATTCAGTATCAAGTGAGAGTGGAAGGTCCGGTTGAACGGGTCTCCGAGGATGAGGCGGATAGTTATTTTGCCTCCCGTGCCCGCGGCAGCCAGATTGGCGCCTGGGCATCAAAACAAAGTTCAACCCTTAAAAACCTTGAAGAATTAGATTCACGTTTTAAAAAATATGAAAAGGATTTTGAAGATAAGCCAATCCCCTGTCCGCCGTTTTGGTCCGGGTTTCGGTTGGCGCCGCAGCGCATTGAATTTTGGCAGCGCCAGGAGAACAGACTGCATGTGCGCGAACTTTTTACAAAAGATAAACATAATTGGTTAATTAGCACTTTATATCCATAA